One window of the Candidatus Microbacterium colombiense genome contains the following:
- a CDS encoding sugar ABC transporter permease yields the protein MTVQATPRRSGSSGLRRGEAAAGWLFTAPVIAILGVFLLIPVVMALWVSVSDWAGRGSPLSGSVSFVGADNYSAVLTDGGLATKDFGTALRNNAWYVLLVVPLQTALALFLAILVNRAMLRGRGFFRTAYYFPSVTSSVAITVLWMFLFSASGAVNGVLSWFGINGPNWFNDPRGILHLALGTVGIDTGPAALTQSGTLGVSWWEWLAGPSIAMSAYILMAVFTTSGTFMLLFLAGLQNLGADVDEAAMMDGANGWQRFWRVTLPQLRPTLFTVLTLGLIGCWQVFDQIYTGTRGAPSKTTLTPAYLSYQTAFQNQEWGQGAAIAFLLFVIIVVFTLLQRWVLRDRPVSRRRIRAYQATTKGGDAS from the coding sequence TCCTCGGCGTCTTCCTGCTCATCCCCGTCGTCATGGCGCTGTGGGTCAGCGTGTCCGACTGGGCCGGCCGCGGCAGTCCCCTCTCGGGGAGCGTGTCGTTCGTCGGCGCCGACAACTACTCCGCCGTGCTCACCGACGGCGGCCTGGCGACCAAGGACTTCGGTACGGCGCTGCGCAACAATGCCTGGTACGTGTTGCTCGTCGTGCCGTTGCAGACCGCTCTCGCCCTCTTCCTCGCCATCCTGGTGAACCGCGCGATGCTGCGTGGTCGCGGCTTCTTCCGCACCGCCTACTACTTCCCGTCCGTCACGAGCTCGGTCGCGATCACCGTGCTGTGGATGTTCCTCTTCTCCGCCAGCGGCGCCGTCAACGGCGTGCTCTCGTGGTTCGGCATCAACGGTCCGAACTGGTTCAACGACCCCCGCGGCATCCTGCACCTCGCCCTCGGCACCGTCGGCATCGACACCGGCCCGGCCGCGCTCACGCAGTCCGGCACCCTCGGGGTGTCGTGGTGGGAGTGGCTCGCCGGTCCATCGATCGCGATGAGTGCGTACATCCTGATGGCCGTGTTCACCACCTCGGGAACCTTCATGCTGCTCTTCCTCGCCGGGCTTCAGAACCTCGGTGCCGATGTCGACGAGGCGGCCATGATGGACGGCGCGAACGGCTGGCAGCGGTTCTGGCGGGTCACCCTCCCCCAGCTGCGGCCGACGCTCTTCACGGTCCTCACCCTCGGCCTCATCGGATGCTGGCAGGTGTTCGATCAGATCTACACCGGCACCCGGGGCGCACCGAGCAAGACCACGCTCACGCCCGCCTACCTCTCGTACCAGACCGCGTTCCAGAACCAGGAGTGGGGTCAGGGCGCAGCGATCGCCTTCCTGCTCTTCGTGATCATCGTCGTGTTCACGCTGCTCCAGCGCTGGGTGCTGCGCGATCGACCGGTGTCGCGTCGCCGCATCCGCGCCTACCAGGCCACCACGAAGGGCGGTGATGCGTCGTGA